The Myxococcales bacterium genome includes the window GCGCATCTACGAGACCACGGGGGCGTGGCGTGCGCTGATCGACACGACCACCGAGCAGGTGGCGTTTGCGGGAAGCGCTGCCGATCGCGCGCAGCTGTGGTTTCGCTGCGGCTCGGTCTCGGAGGCGATTTTTGGCGATGCAGGCGCGGCGGAGGCGTTTTATCGCAAGGCCGTAGCGGCGTCGCCCGCGTGCGTGCCCGCGGTGCATTCGCTGCGCGAGGTGCTCCGCGCCAAGCGCGATTGGCCGGCGGTCATTGCCTCGCTGCGCCAAGAAGTGGACCAGTGGTCAGAAGATGCCGATCGTGCCAGCGTCTATGCACAAATCGGCGCGGTGCTTCGCGATGACGTTGGCGATGAGCCAGGCGCCATGGCTGCGTTTACCACCGCGCTGGAGATCGATGCCGATTGCATCGCGGCCAGCCTCGCCATGCTCGATATCCATCTGCAACGCGCGCAGTGGGAGGCGGCGCGCGGCGTCCTCGACCGCATCGACCACGCCATGGTTCGCCACGCGACGCGCGCCGAGAAGGCAAACTTCGCCTGCAAGTGTGCGCGCCTCGCGCTGCACGACGAGGAGCTTGATCGCGCGGTCTACTGGGCCGGGCGCGCGCTGGCGACGGACCTACATTGCGGTGCGGCGCTCGAGATCTTGCTCGAGGTCGCGCAGCGCGCCCCCTCGCCATGGACGCTGCCAAGCGAAATCGTTGAATCGCTCACCGCAACACCAGACCTCGCGACGCATCCGCCCGCGTGGATGGCGCGGCGCGACCTCTTGCTCGCCTGGCTCGCGGCTCACGCCAACAATTTGCCCGGCGCCTCCGCGCTCGCCACCGCCGCGCAAGGCCACGCCAGCAACGACGCGATCGTCGCGCGCTCGTTGGCACGAATTTGGCAACGCCTCGCAAGCCTTTAATTTTTGTATGCGACGCAGTTTGCCTACATGCGCACCACGCGACGTCCACCGGTTAATTGCCCAAGGCGGCTATCTCCGCGTAACCAGCGCGGCTATTATTAAAGGCGCCGAATGAGCGCTCGCCTGCAATCCTCGGTTCGCACCAACGAACGCGCGTGCTACGTCAAGCTCGCCGGCGTGATCGATGAAAACAACGCGCTCGCGGCCATTGCCGTGCCTGCGAAGCCCGGCCCCATCTATATCGACTGCGGCGACATCGAACGCATCAATTCGTGCGGCGTTCGCGATTGGATCCGCTGGGTCGATGCGCTGACCGCGAGCGGAGGGCGCCTCGTCTTGGTCGACTGCGCCCCACCGATCGTAGCGCAGCTCAACCTGGTCGCCAACTTCTCGGGCTCGACCGCGCAGGCAAATCGCGTGCGCAGCGTGCAGCTGCCCTATTTTTGCGGCACCTGCGACGAAGAACAAGTCGTGACGGTGGAGCTGCGCGATCTGGCGGCGAACCTCGAGGCCGCCGCGGCGCCGGCCTGTCGTTGCCGCACGTGCGACGCCACGATGGATTTCGACGACATTCCAGAATCTTATTTTTCGTTTCTCGCGGCGCGCCGAGTGGCCGTGGACACCAGCGACGATGACACGCTGCTGCAATTCGTCAGCGCGCCGAGTGGGCTATTGCGCCCGCGCGTGCCACACGCGGCTGGGCTCGCCGCAGCGCCGGAGCGCACGTCGAATCGCGCCGGCGCCATGCCCTCCTTGCTCGCGCTGTCGTCGGTGCCATCGCTGAGCAACGTACGTTCGTCGGCGCCCATGCCCGAGCCGGCCGCGACGGCGACGGCCAACCCACGCCGTCGGCACGCGTGGCTCATCGCGCTCGCCGTCGGCCTTATCCTGTTGGTAGCCGCGGTCTGGTGGCAGGCATGACCATCGCGCCCGAAGAACTAACGCGCCTCCGCCAAGAGCTAGGCGAGGTCGACCGCGAGATCCTCGGGCTTATCGCCAAGCGGCAGGCGATGGCGCGGGCGATCGGCATCGCCAAGCAAAATGCCGGCATGGGCACGCGCGACTTTCGCCAAGAGCGCGAGGTCGTGCAGCGCGCGCGCCAGGCCGCGGCGGCCGCCGAGCTGCCACCAGCGCTAGGCGAAGAGCTATCGCTGCTGCTCATCCGCCACTCGCTGGCGACGCAAGAGCAACACCGCGTCGCCCGCCAAGGCGCCGGCGGCGGCAAGCGCGCGCTTATTATCGGCGGTGCCGGCCAGATGGGGCAATGGTTCGCGCGTTTTCTCGCGGCGTCTAACTACAGCGTCACCACCGCCGATCCTGCCTCGCCGCCCGCGGGCGTGGAGTTCGAGCACGTAAGTGATTGGGCCACGCTCTCGCTTGACCACGACGTGATCGTGATCGCGACGCCGATGGGCCTAACCAATACCATCTTGCATCAACTCGCCGCCGCCCCACCGCGCGGCCTGGTGTTTGACATTGGCTCGCTCAAGAGCCCGCTGCGCACCGGCCTCGCCGCGCTCGCGCAGGCGGGCGGCCACGTCACCTCGGTGCACCCGATGTTTGGCCCCGACACGCAGCTCCTATCCGGGCGCCACGTGATGATCGTCGACGTCGGCCATCCGGCCGCCTCGCAACATGCCAAGGAATTATTCGCGGCGACCATGGCTACCATCGTCACGGTCGACCTCGAGCGCCACGACCGTTACATGGCATTTGTCCTTGGGCTCTCGCATGCGCTCAACATCGCGTTTTTCACCGCGCTGGGCGAAAGCGGCGAAACCGCGCCGCAGCTCGCGAATCTTTCATCGACCACCTTCGATCATCAGATGCACGTCGCGCATCGCGTCGCGGTCGAAAACCCCGACCTCTATTTCGACATCCAAACCCTCAACGACTACGGAGGCGAGGCGCTGGCCGCGCTGCAGGCCGCCGTGACGCGCGTCCACGACACCGTGCGCACCGGCGATCGCGACGGCTTCCGCACCCTGATGGATGCGGGGCGCCGCTACTTTGAGCTGCGCTCGCTGGAACGATGACTTGGGTACGGCGCTACATAGCGCCCACAGAAAAACGAGCAATCAAACGGCGGGTCGAACTTTGGGTTGTCTTGCATGTAACTGCCGCGGTATATGCGCATCGTGCTGGTGCCAACCCTTGAGGAACAAGAATGGCTGCTAGATGAGCTTGCACAACTTGTCACCGACCGCGGCGCGACCTCCATCCTAACCCATCCAATACTACCAACTGCGACCCATTTCCCAGACGCCTGGCAGCGAGACCTAGCTAGCGTCAATCTGCTAGCCGATAGGTTGTTGTGCTTCGCGGGGCTAACCACGCTTAAAGCCCAATGCTACTTATTTGACAGTGACGAGGCAGGCGCAACCGACGAGCACGGGTTGGCTGTCGCCGCGTGTTTCTGGGGCATCTTCGACAACGTCTGCCTATTTGGCATCTGCGAAGCGAAGCTGTCGTCGCCTGTCGAGGTCGTCGGCGCGATGGCGCATGAAGTGGCGCATGCGTATCGCCGTTTCCATGGCTTGGAACTTTTGACATCTCACCATGGGGCCCCGCCAAGCACCAGCGACCTGCCTTCGGGCAAGGAGCTCTTGACGAACACCTCCCTTGCCGCGAGCGATGATGGCGACGATCAAGACTCGCTGAGGCAGCGGGAAGAGCAACTTACGGATCTAACGACCGTGTTTCTTGGATTTGGCGTGCTTACGGCCAACAGCGCCCACGTTGTTCACACGTGGACGGAATACCATGGCAGCAACATCGTTGCGCAGATGTCAAAGAATGAGCTTGGCTATCTGCCACCAAACGCGTTGGCTTTTATGCTGGCGGCCCAAGCCGAAGCTATCGCAGACCCAGCTGTTACCAAAAGCATTCGCAAGCATCTCGCCGCCAACCAACTGGCGTATTTCGACGCGGCACGCAAGGTACTCAAGAAGACACCCGCGCGCGGGATGCTTGCGATTGCCACAGATCAGCATGCAATCCCTCGCGAGATTCCGCCAGCATTGGCGCTGGAGATCGCGCGCGGCACGTCAGGCGCAGCTGACTTCGTTTTTGTCAACGCCTCGTCGCTTGAAGAGAGCGGCCGCGACGATGATACAAGCGACCACATCAGATCGGAGCTCCATCTCGAAGATGAAGCCCATCCAAACGGTAGTGAGAGCGATCCAATTTTCCGGGTCAACATATATTCAACAGGTTCGCATGCCTTTTTCGGCTCATTGGCCTTCATCACAGCAATGGCCCTGGCGCTATGGTTCATCGGCGCAATAGACACACCCGCTACGAATCGCGTCTACTTCGCGATGCAGCGCGTGGAGGTTTATTTGTTCGGCGCGTTATTTTTTGGCCTCCTCGGTGGAGCCTCGGGGCGACGGCTCGGCGTCTTGCATTGTTCTGAATGCCGGGTGCCACTAGCCAAACCCGCTGGGTCGGGACCAGCCCCCCCCGCCGAGGCCTGGGCATGCCCCGAATGCCATCGCACGACCATCGGCGATATCGCAAGTTACGACGACAGATTAGACGCCATCGAAGCCTATGAGCTTACGCGAAAATCACCAGCTGGGCCCGTAAATTGACAAAGCGTAAAATTGAAATATTGGAATTGGTATTTAGCGACGCGGAACTGATCGATATTGATTTTTCCAGCTGGGATAAACATATTTCGTTTATCGTAAAATCAGACCACTACAAATCCCACTACACCAAAGATGGATTTTTTGTTCCCATAATCAATCTGAAGTTTAGCGGCATAACCGACGTGCACTTTGAGTTTTCACATCATGAAAAAAATTCCTTAGAAGACGATCCCGACAAACATTATCATTGGATTATCGATCAATCGACGATCGATAAAAATGGCAAGCACTATCGCCTATCCTTCTTTCAATCTGGTGTAATGCCAAAAGTTTCCATTAGCTTCAAAGATGTTGAAATTGAAGAAATGGACCACAAATATTTTGATAGAGTTAATCCCCAGTGGGAAAAACAAAACGCAGGGCTGGCAAGACCTTCTATAAATAAACTCTATGGCATTGTTGCTGGCAAGAGATGAAATACAGGTCTTGCCCACTGCCCTTCCGGCCTAGAAATTAAAATCTCTGCTTGCGAGCCTCTTGCGCTCGGCGGCAAGACCGGCTGTATTCACGGCTTCCATGCGCGATCTCCAGCACCTTAGCGCGAAGATCACGAACCATTCGCTTGAGCCTGATTGGCAAGTTGTCCAGTGGTTCGATCGGCGGTTTCTTGCCGATTTCGTGGTTTCGGCAAACGTTTTGCCCGACGTTTGTCCGGCCGGTGTCCTGCCCAACGGTACGGCGGCAGTGGTGAAGCCTGACTGGCTGCGGGCGTTTCCGTTCAAGGAGGCAATCGCTGACATCGGCTGCGCCATGTCGCTTGCCGAAGTCACCGCGGATCTAGAGTCATTGCCAGCGCTGTGGAACCTGCTGTACCTACGGTTGCTTTCGCTTGGCAAGACGGTGCTCGGATCTGGCAACCATTTTATTGATTGCTGCGCGGACCAAGCCGGTCGATTTCACATCTTAGTGCACGTGGGATCCCGCATGGAATTCTCTGAACGCGAAACATTTAGCTTCGAACGGGACTACGAACGCTACGTTGCGCGCGCAGCGGCCAACCATCGCGAAATCTGGTCGGTGGTCGCCGATGTCTTCCACCGCGTAGGTGTGCCGCTTCACCTGCCCCACGATACAGTCGAGCATGCCGGCGCCGATATGCTCCTTCGCAAGGGAGCAACTGCTTGTCGTCCTGGAGATCCACTGCTGATTGCCTCGTCATTTGACGATGAGATTATTGTTGGCCGCGGAGCTTTGTCGACCCAGACGCTTGGCGCATCTATGTCACATGGGACCGGTCGCAACCGCTCGCGCGCAGAAGCGAAGGAAATCGACGTAGATCAAAGCTCGCTTCGACGTCGGATCTTGATTCCCGACGCGCTGCCTGACCACAGTTGGCGGCTGGAGTCGCCGATTCACTACCGCCGGTCCGCCGATGTACTGGTGAACCTCGCGCCGCATATTGACATTTCGGCGCGGCTAACTCCGATTGCGTTCATGGGTGGCTTTTGAGCAAGGGCGCCAACAGGCCAGATTTGGCTAAACGCGGGTTCGCGCGCACCAATTCGCAAACGATCGCCCAGCGGGTTGCCATCCTGCGCGAGTTGCTGCCGGCGACGACGTCGATCGCTGAATTTTGTTGTGGCGATTGCTCGGGGCAGGCAACTGCCTATGCGGACGCATTGGGGGTGAAACGTTTTCGAGGACTCGACGTAACGGCCGAAATTGTCCAGCAAAACCGGGCCAAGGGCATCGATTGCGTGCAAGGCAATGTGCTCGACGAGAAAGTGCTGCGTGGCTTCCTCGATTTTGATGTGGTATTTTTCGGGCCTCCCCTGTCGACCGATTGCGATGGCCACCGTTTGCACCGCTACGGCGATGTCGAGCCCAGCTTTGCGGCGTTCACCACCCTTTTCTTGGCCGCGCTGAGTTACCAGGGCACGCTGGTATGCATTTGCCCCAAATCGACAACCCTCGGTGATGTGCAAACGCTCTATAGCCACGTGCGGAGCCTGCGCCCCGATGTCAATCTACGTCTCGTCCAGCACAGCTACAGCACGGTGACGGGCGCCGGCGAGGTAACCGAGCCGCGGCTCAAGTATGTAGACGTATGGCTGTCGTCTCACCTGCCCGATGCTTGGGAAATTCGCTGAACGGCGTGGGCGGACGACAAGGCTACTGCGCGCGATCCACGCGAACTCGGACGCCTTGTGGGCGGCGAGATACGGTGACCTGCCACGGGCGGCAACAGACTTCGCAGTCCTCGACGTAGCTGCCCTTGGTCTCTGGATCGATCAGCAACTCTACGGTTTCCAGGCAATACGGACACTGAACTTGCGCGCTGTCCATTCAACGACCGTAGCATAGCAATGAATAGCTCGCCGCTATGCCTAGCGAAGCTGTTTGCGAGTTAGGTCTTGGCTTTATTATCCGCTGGCGTGAGCCGACCACGAGATGTCCCTAATTAGCCCCCCCTAGCCGATAGGGCAAAACCAACGGTCCGCGGCGCAACACCGTACCGGCAGGTGGCGCATCGTTTCTTCCGCGAGCGTAGATTGCAGGGCAGTGGTCGTGGCACCGAGGGATGTGGATACCACAGGCGTCTCGCACCACCCGGGCGGGGCGCTATCCGCGAGCAGGAAGATACGTGCGCCCACCTGCCGGTCAACTCGCGCGTCGCCGCCGCGCCAGCACGCCGCCGACGAGCAGGACGAGCGCGCCAAGCATGGTGGCCGAGGCCGCATCTTGTGCGGCACAACCGCATTTTTTTGGCTCGGGTTCGACCAGCGGGCCATCGGTGCCGGCGTCGGCGGCGCAGCCTGGCGTCGCGATGCCAAATTGCGCTGCAAGGCCGCACCATTGCAAGTCAGCGCAGATGTCGCGCTGCTCGCTGCCGGGTTCGCACTCAAACGGGCCCGAAATCTCGTTGAAGCGCATGACCTTGGTCCAGGTGACGCCGTCGGTGGTGGACGCCAGCGCCGCCATCTCGTCGCCAAAATTGTCGCTGCACCCCAGCACCTTGCCATCGCCGTTCTCGGCGAGGCACACCACGTGATAGCTCGACGTCGCCGCGCCGGGCGGATTGCCATTTTGCCCGATGTATAGGCCATCGGCGCCGCCAACCCACACGTCGCCATCGGCGCGCACGAGCACCGCGGGGGCCTCGCGCCGCAAGGAGGGGCCTGACAAGTCGAGAAACACCGTGAAGCTGTCGCCACCGTTGGTGGACTTATAAATGATGTCGCTCGGTTCGTTGATCACCGTCTGCGTCACGCGGACGTACAGTTCACCGACGTTGGTCGGCGACGCCGCGGCAATGATGACGTCTGACTGCGCCGAGAGCGTAAAGCTTGCGGTCGACAGCTCGGTCCATGAGCTGCCGCCATCATTGCTGCGAAACAAGATGCTGCGCTTCACCGTGGTCGGGCACTCGCCATTGGCGCAGTCGCAGCCACTCTGGCACGCGGGATTGGGAATAAAGACAAAGCCCGAAAGATAGACGCGGTCGGCGTCGGCCTTGGAAATCTCGATGCTCTTCCACCATTCGCCGGTGCCGCAACTCTCGGGCGCCACGGCGGTTGAGCACGCCGTCGACAATAACGAAAACGAGGTGCCATTATTTGTGCTGCGATAGATGCGGCTGTCGGTGAATTCGGCGGCAGCGGCTAAAATCGTGCTGCCTGTCACGGCGATCGTCGACGCAAATGCCGCGCCGAGTGGCACGGTGCTCCAGGTGCACCCGTCGGTGGTGCGGCGCAGGCCGGTCAGCGTTGCCGCAAACAAGCTGCCGTCGGACCCCACCTCGTAATCGGGATCGAAGATGCCACCAAAGCCAATGGCCTGTTCGCACGCCCAACGCCACGTGTCGCCGCCGTCGAATGAAAGCAGCAGGCCAAAGGTGACGCCAAACGCGAGCGTGTCGGGCTGGGCAGTCTCCCGGTGAAGACTAATCGACGCCGGCGGCCTCCCATTGGCTGCCAACTCGGGCACCGCGCCGCCAACCAGCCCGCATGCGAGACCACAAGCGAGAATTGAGCTAGTCGCACGCATTGCGGATTTCATAGCGCCACCCTACTTCGTAAGGCCAATCTCGCGCAACCGCTGCTCCAGATACTCCCCAGAAGTGATGGTGGGATACTTCGCCGCACCGCCCGTGCGCTCGATCGCACTGGCAATCGGCGCCAGGCTGAGCTCCCGCCGCGGGTGGATAAAGCAGGGCATGGAGAAGCGCTCGGCGTTCGGATCCTTAGGGTTGACGACGCGATGGGTGGTCGAGCGATAATAGCCATTGGTGAGGTTTTGCAGCATATCGCCGGAGTCGACGACGATGGTGTCAAAGCCGGTGTGGACTGGCATCCAGGTGCCGTCGCGCTGCAGCAACTCAAGGCCTTCCGAGGTGGCGCCCGATAGCAATGTGATCAGATTAATGTCCTCGTGCGCCGCCGAACGCACGGCGCCCGCGGGGGCGGCGTTGCCAACCGGCGGATAGTAGAGCACGCGCACGATGGTATCGCTTTGTGTGGCCATCTCACTAAAGTAGCCAGGCGCCTCGCCAAGATGCGCCGCCGCGGCCTGCAGCATGATGGCGCCCAGGCCATCAAGGCCCTCGTAAAGCGCCGTCATCACCTGACGAAATTTCGGGACGTCCGCGTCGGGCCACACATTGGCGCCAAAGTCCCGGTGCACCGGATGGTCATCGGGCACGTCGGGCCGGCCAATTTGCCAAAACTCTTTCAGATCAGGTGCCTTGGAGTCTTTGGCGTGCTCGGTGCCAAACGACGTATAGCCGCGCTGGCCGGCGGCGCCGCACACGTACTTTTGTTTTGCCGGCAACGGCAGCGAGAAAAACGCCTTGGCATTCTCATACGCCGCGCGCGTGAGGTCCTCGGAGATGCCGTGGTTCTTGACCGCAAAAAACCCGATATCGGCGAGCGATTCGCCAACGGTGCGGATAAAGCGCCCTCGCGCCTCGCCACCGGCGAGCCAATCGCTTAGGTCTACCAAGGGAATGTTTTGCTTGCCCACCATGGGGGCCCTCGTACCACAGTCGTTGACGCGGCGTCACCGCCAAATATCTAGCTCGCGCCTCACCCGTGCGTCGCCGGCATGGCAACGACAAATCGCGCAAATCCTGCGGCTGGGCAGCGCATGCGATTAGTGCTACTTACCTCGGCATGGCTAGCACAATCGCCACCGAGCCAACGCAAAAACCGCGCGCGCCAGAAATGGCCTTGGCGCGACTTTGGTTGCTCGCGGTCGCGCTCGGCGGCATCACGGGCGCCCTCTACGCGACGGCAACGACGCCGCTTGGGCTCGGCGCCGCGCTCTTGCTGATGCCATTTCTGCACGCCCTCGCGAGCACGGCGGCCCTGCTGCTGTTCATGCTCGGTGCATTGTTCGTGCGCGGCCACTATCGCGATCGCCCCGCCGCGCGATCGCGCGCAGGATGGGCGTGGGCCCTGCTTGGCGCGTGGTCCTTGCTGCATGCGGGCACGTTCTACGTGCTCACCGCATTTTCATTTTTCACCATGCTGTCGCCCAGCAGCGTGCTGATGACCTGGGCGTGTTGCGTCCTCAGCGTGCTCATTATGAGGCGTGGCGCGCTGGCGTTTCTCACCCACGCGGCGGCCGCGCACCCGCAAAGCTGGGTCGACGGCGCGACCAAGACGTCATTGA containing:
- a CDS encoding prephenate dehydrogenase/arogenate dehydrogenase family protein; this translates as MTIAPEELTRLRQELGEVDREILGLIAKRQAMARAIGIAKQNAGMGTRDFRQEREVVQRARQAAAAAELPPALGEELSLLLIRHSLATQEQHRVARQGAGGGKRALIIGGAGQMGQWFARFLAASNYSVTTADPASPPAGVEFEHVSDWATLSLDHDVIVIATPMGLTNTILHQLAAAPPRGLVFDIGSLKSPLRTGLAALAQAGGHVTSVHPMFGPDTQLLSGRHVMIVDVGHPAASQHAKELFAATMATIVTVDLERHDRYMAFVLGLSHALNIAFFTALGESGETAPQLANLSSTTFDHQMHVAHRVAVENPDLYFDIQTLNDYGGEALAALQAAVTRVHDTVRTGDRDGFRTLMDAGRRYFELRSLER
- a CDS encoding RtcB family protein; translation: MRSAARPAVFTASMRDLQHLSAKITNHSLEPDWQVVQWFDRRFLADFVVSANVLPDVCPAGVLPNGTAAVVKPDWLRAFPFKEAIADIGCAMSLAEVTADLESLPALWNLLYLRLLSLGKTVLGSGNHFIDCCADQAGRFHILVHVGSRMEFSERETFSFERDYERYVARAAANHREIWSVVADVFHRVGVPLHLPHDTVEHAGADMLLRKGATACRPGDPLLIASSFDDEIIVGRGALSTQTLGASMSHGTGRNRSRAEAKEIDVDQSSLRRRILIPDALPDHSWRLESPIHYRRSADVLVNLAPHIDISARLTPIAFMGGF
- a CDS encoding CPXCG motif-containing cysteine-rich protein, which produces MDSAQVQCPYCLETVELLIDPETKGSYVEDCEVCCRPWQVTVSRRPQGVRVRVDRAQ
- a CDS encoding isopenicillin N synthase family oxygenase, whose amino-acid sequence is MVGKQNIPLVDLSDWLAGGEARGRFIRTVGESLADIGFFAVKNHGISEDLTRAAYENAKAFFSLPLPAKQKYVCGAAGQRGYTSFGTEHAKDSKAPDLKEFWQIGRPDVPDDHPVHRDFGANVWPDADVPKFRQVMTALYEGLDGLGAIMLQAAAAHLGEAPGYFSEMATQSDTIVRVLYYPPVGNAAPAGAVRSAAHEDINLITLLSGATSEGLELLQRDGTWMPVHTGFDTIVVDSGDMLQNLTNGYYRSTTHRVVNPKDPNAERFSMPCFIHPRRELSLAPIASAIERTGGAAKYPTITSGEYLEQRLREIGLTK